The sequence AAGTGTCGCCATCTCAAACGAAAGATCATGAGGAAAGTGAAACGGGGCTATCTCAGCCGGAAGATCAAGAGGATAGTAAGATTAGCCAGTCTCAGCCAAAAGGTCAAGAGGACAGAAGGGAACAATTCCAAACAGAAGACCAGGAAAATGGAAATGAAAAACAATCAGAACCCGTTGAAAGATCAACAAATAAAGAATACAAATCCTTAAAAAAGGAAAATAAAGATTTACAGGATTGCTTAGGAAAAATTGAAGAACTGCTAATAAAAATGAGCCAAGAAAAGAATCAAAATCAAGATTTCGGTTCGAATTCTAATCAAAATGATGATGAGTCAGCGGATATAAATAACTCAGTGCAGACTCAAGCTCAACAGATGAATGACCAGACAAAAGAAGATGAAGTCAAAAACAATTTGGAGAAACAAAATTCAGGACAAGATCTTGAGATGAGCCTGGAAGAAAGGGACGGGGACGATACGAAAGAAGACAATAATATTGAAGTAAGAAATGAATCGCAAAATCAAGATAACAGCCAGGGGAATGAGGAAGAAACGGAAGACCAGGAAGAGGATCTAGAACGCGGTAATGATCCTGACACTGAGGAGATGGATAAAGGGAAAAATAAAGAGGCAGAAAACCAATCAAAAGATAAAGACCGTCGAATAGAGAACGACGGTACAAAAGAAAATAACGTGAAAAACAATCAGGAAAATAGTAATGAGACAAGAAATGAATCACAAAATCAAGATAACAGTCAGGAGAATAAGGAAGAAACAGAACAGGAAGAGGATATAGAAAGCACTAAGGATCCTGACACTGAGCAGAATAAAGGGAAAAATAAAAGGGCAGAAAACCAATCAAAGGATAAAGACCGCGGAAAAGAGAACGATGGTTCAAATGAAAAGAACGAGAAAAACAATGAAGAAAATAGTAAGAAGAATACAAATGAAAAACAAGGAAAAGCAAATAGTCGTACTCCTGATAGAAAAGAGAAGGAGGGAAGTTTCAAAGTTCTCTCCGAGGATGAAGACACCTATCTTCTTCTAGATGGATTAAGAAAGGAGAAATAAAATGAGCAGTAGTTCCGGCAAGATGAAAGACAATATTCTGGAGTTTTTTGTGCAAGCGGCGAATAAACATAATTTCTCCCTAGATATTACATTAAACGTAAAGGGTGCCGTCATTACTGGAACAATGGTATCTGCTAAGGAGTATTTCAATACAATAAGTAAAATATTAGAAGATGGGAATGAGATTGCACAAGCAGTAAGTGAACAGCTTGGAAAGGCTGGAGAAGAGGCTGAAGACAATATGGATTCTGAAGCTTATTTTATCCATATGAAAAACACCAAGGTTTATTGCGGAGACAGTAAACCTACTCCTTCAAAAGGAGAAATTCTCTGGAGAGGCAAATTAACGGAAGTGGATGGTTTCTTTCTAGGAAAAATATTTGAGAGCAGCGATAAAGAAACATAGATTGCTAGTTTTAGAAAAGGGGGCAATTGTCAGTGTAGTCTAGGTGATTGCCCCCTTTATGTACACAGGTTAGAATTTATAGAAGTAAAGGCCTTCCATCAGTTCGTGAACTGATGGAAGGCCTTTACTTTTAGAGATATTAGTGTTTACTTATAAATAGAATTGGACTCGTAAATTATTTTAATAAATAATTTATAGAACTATAATTAAATGCCTGAGCCTTTTCTAAACCGTTCAAGAATATAATCAACGGGAGTTTTTGGTTAACTATCCAAAGACAAGATAAAATCCACTAGCACTTCCTGATACTCTCTGACCGAATCGATAGAAACCATCTCATTCTCCCCATGCCAGTCGCTGCCAACAGGGCCAAATTCTACGGCTGAACCTCCGTACTTGGTGAAAAATTGTCCATCGCTGGAACCATGCTGACCGAATATGGTTGCTTCTTCGAGCTGAGTAATTCGTTTAATTGATTTGGCCAATGTTTCTACATAAGGATTGTCTGCCCTTGTTTTGACCGGATTATTGCAAATATGGGTGGTTACCGTACTGTCTGTGAGTGCCTGAATTTGATGAACGATATCCTTTGGAGACTGGTCTGGCAGATATCTGATATCCAGGGATATTTCACATAAATCGGGTACCTTATTATAGATGGTTCCCCCTTGGATCTTCGCGAGATTAATAGAAGGACGAGTAAACATAGGGGAGCCTTCTTTTGCAAAAGGCAGCTCTAGAATTTCTTCATAGAGATGAATCGCTTTTGTTATTGCATTTGTGCCTTCCCATGGACGACTTCCATGGGCAGGTTTCCCCTGGACAGTAATATCAAGCTGAAGCACGCCCTTAGATTGAATGGCGATCCCCATATTTGTAGGTTCACCACAAATAATAAAATCTCCTAAATAGCCTTTTTCTGTTAAATATTTGGTCCCATTAATGCCGCCGGTCTCCTCGTCTGGAACGATCTGTATCATAACCCTAGATGTTAATTCCTTGTCTTTTAATTGTGCCGCTGCCATCATGAAGGCAGCCACCCCTGCTTTCATATCTGCTGACCCTCGGCCATACAGTTTTCCATCTTGGATATGGGGTTGGAATTGTTTTTTCTCAGCTTCAATGACATCGATATGTCCGTTTAAGACAATCGTATGATCCCCTTGACCTATTTCACAAACGAGCATGTGAAACCCGTTATTTTCTAATTTTTTTACGGGGAGACCTTGGTCTATTAACCATTGTTCACAAAAGGCAATCGCTTCATTTGCACCTTCTTTTGTAGAGCTGTCGATTTTTATTAATGCTTCTAATAGGGGGATTAGATGATTGTTCATATTTTATCCCTCCTCTAATATTAAAAAAATTAAATAAACATTTTTACCTTCAATGTTGCTCTTAAAATGCTTGCATTACCTGCTGATTGTTTATCGGAACAACCGTGTCATGTCTAGCTAGCTCGATATCTGGTTTTTGACGAAGCCATTCCTCTTGTACTTGTTTACCTGCAGTTAGGGCAATAATGGCCGCTGGAATATTCGCTCCTGCTGCATGGGTAAAGGCATAACCGCCGCCAAAGCGGGGATTAATGTCAATAACATAATAATCGGTACCATTGAAATAGACATCAGCGTTCATATAACCTGCATGACCAAAGCTGTTACCTAATTGCCGCCCGATTTCTGTTAATTCCGGACTATTTACAGTAATACACCGATCGATATCTCCGCCTCTCATACCTAATTGTTTCCTAGCAAAAGAAGTAAGAAAGCGGCCGTTTAAATCATTAAACATATCCACACTAAATTTATCCCCTTCAACGACTTCCTGAATAATGACATTCTCTTCCGGTTCTCTAGATGTGGCGCCATCCAATGGACTTTCTTTAATCTTTCGAATGGCTTGCTCATAGGCAAATTCCATATCCTCTAAGTTATCGATAATTTCAACAGCTATAGAGGCTGAACCATTACGGGGCTTCACGATTAATGGAAAGGATACTTCTTGTTTTTCCAATGCCTTCTTCGCATCTTCAACATTAAGGTAGGATAGTGGTGTCTTAATGCCAAGCGGGTCAAGTAGCTCTCGGTATTTTGCCTTGTCCCGTACCTTATTGACAATAGTTGAATCTGGCGCAAATACAGATACGCCTAATTTTTCCAGTTCTTCTTTATGTGCGGAGATACTGGGCACTTCCCAATCATTTAATGGGACTAGACAGTTCACATGATGTTTCTTGCAAATTTCCAATATTGATTCCATATAATTTGAATCCGTTTGATGGGGAATGACATAGTTTTCATCCCCAGCCTGAAGCGAGGGGGCATTATGTTCAGGATCAGTAGCAATTACCTTCCCGTCAATACCAGCATTTTTCAAAGCATCCTGAAAAAATCCTACAAAGTCTATTCTTCTTGCGGTTGATGTTAATAAGATGTTCAATAGATTCATCTCCTCGTTGTTTAAATCAGTAAAGATAATAGTAATTACCCTCCATTTTTAAACGATAAACTTTTGCAAGAGGCAAACCTGTTAGTAGATTATCTGCTTTATCTACTTAACGGGGTCCCCCACGTCAAGATTCTAAGTAATAGAAAAGAAGATAGGGAGATAACCTGTCCGCAAACCCTGGAAAGTTGAATGTTGACTAAATACGTTTACTGCCACGTCTGCATGACTAGCATGTGGTGGACTAAAGCTTTTCATTGGTGGGGAATGAAATAAACCCCCATTGATGAATGGTTCACTTTAAAGTGCTGGGTTTCTTAGCAGTATTTATGAAAACATTTTTTGTGTATGGGAGGGAGTACGCCGTTTCGTTAATAGAAAAAGTACATACAAACATCAGGAAAAACTAAGCGGCTTTAACCCTATGGAATATAGAGCTAAAGCCACTTAAGTTATTTAATATTTAAATTTGAGGAGACAGTTTCAATTACAACAGCATTCGTGGTTTTTATTGTTTACTATTTTACTGAGTAGGCCCTTTTAGCCAACGGCTTCTTGGGTAAATGATTAAGGGCGAGAGTTTGACATCTCAGTTGGTAAAGTGTTGTGCAATTTTGGTGGAGCAGGGTTTAACTTAGGTTTAGCACCTTCTACAGTTGGTGTTGATTCATATTTATAATCACCTTGACCATCTAGTGCTTCACCATTAGCCCACCTTCCCTTGCTGCTCTCTTCTCCTTCAGAAAAGTTATAAAGAGTATAAGCGATATCTAGACGCTCCTTTTCACGAGGGAAGGTACTAGGTACAAGAAGGCCTTCTTTTTCTTCCAATTCAGCAATAGCTGCAGCCCATTGATTTTGATGATAGGAGTCACGGGCAATCAGTACCGATAGCAAATCTTTGACGCCTCTGTCATCAGCCATTTCATAAATACGAACAGCTTGTAGGCGACCTTGGGATTCAGCATTTAAGTTCGCACGAAAATCAGCTAATAAATTTCCGCTGGATACGATATAACTTCCCATCCAAGGGTTCCCTACGCTGTCAGATGGACGTGCACCAAGTCCAGAAACAAGGGCATGTTGTGGATTCATGCCTCCCATAATAGCACCAATAACTGGGTCTTTATATGCTTCTTCTTGTTCTTTGACTGGAGCATCGTCTAACAAACGGGCCACCATCGTTGCTAACATTTCGATATGGCCTATTTCTTCAGTTCCAATATCTAAGAGTAGATCACGATACTTTTCATTGCCACGTGTAGCCCAACCTTGAAATAAATATTGCATGGCAACAGTCATTTCACCATATTGGCCACCAATAAGCTCTTGTAGCTTTTTAGCCATAAATGGATCGGGTCTTTCCGGTTTAGCTTCAAATTGTAATTCTTTTTTATGAAGAAACATCTAATACCTCCTATTTATTGGTTCTACCACAGTTAATAGATAATCTACTTTAGATTTTTCAGGAGACATCTGAGGATTACTTATAATCTCAATTATTCGCCTATTTTTAAGGCTTCCTTTGCATTTTTGAGATCTTGAGAAACTTGTTCCTCGATATCATACGCATGGTACATTTCTTTTTCTATCATATACTGTGCAATTTTATCATGTAGATCAATTGCAGTATCTAGTTCACTTTTTAGTACCTTTTTAATTTCTGGTGTTGCTGTCTCTGTAATAGCGATCGCCAATGATCTTACACCTGATTTGGAAGACAACAGCAGGTCGGTTGCAATTGTTTGATCATCTATAATATCTTTAAGAGTATTTAACTTTTCTGTTTTAGTAGTCATACAGATCCTCCTTTTACGCCTTTTTCAAGATTTTTGATAGTTCTTTGACAGCATTAGTAGATGCTTCAATATCTTCTTCTAATATCTTCTTTAATTCTTTATCTTCTACAAGTTCTAACATAGCAGTGCTTTTCTTAACACAAGACGTTTTAAATAACAATATTTCATGTATTTCTAATTTTTCATGCAGGGCAATGTCTTTTGTTGCCATAAATAAATCCCTCCCATTTCTATTAATGTTACATTTAGATGTGTTGTACCCGAATCCTAAAGGGGTAAACAGATAGTACGTAAATAATTTGTACTAAATTCGATATATATAGTGACTCTAAGTAGCTACCTACACGAAAAAAGAACTGGTACTCTTCGAAAGAGCCAGTCCTTTTTACATTTGAGAAGGTTGCTTTTTTCTAGCAAAAATTTAAAACCATAAAGACATGTTTAATGGTTAAGAAAGGGCATAAACGCCTGTGTTGATTGAACAGTTATCAGCAAAGGTGCGTTCAATTTCAATCCTTTGGGCTTCGTCAATTTCAACTAATAAAACAATATTTCCATCTTTTATATAATTATCATAGATCTTTGCTTCTGATTCGGGGATTCCTGCCCCAGCTAGTGCTCCCACAAGTCCACCACCGGCCGCACCGATTGCCGCACCGCTCAACGCCGTTGCTAATGGGCCTGCTGCTGCCAGCACGCCAACTCCTGGAATTGTCAGAAGGCCTACTTCAGCGATGATCCCGACAATCCCACCTAAAACGCCGCCAGTTCCGGCACCAATGCCTGCTCCCTTCCCAGCGTTTTTTCCGCGATTGGAATCATTGTCAATTGTATCAACGTTTGTCTGTTCCTTGATTTCATTAAGGGTATCGTCATTTTTTGCTAGCACAGAAATCTTATTTGTGTCGATG is a genomic window of Niallia sp. XMNu-256 containing:
- a CDS encoding spore coat protein encodes the protein MTTKTEKLNTLKDIIDDQTIATDLLLSSKSGVRSLAIAITETATPEIKKVLKSELDTAIDLHDKIAQYMIEKEMYHAYDIEEQVSQDLKNAKEALKIGE
- a CDS encoding ArgE/DapE family deacylase; protein product: MNNHLIPLLEALIKIDSSTKEGANEAIAFCEQWLIDQGLPVKKLENNGFHMLVCEIGQGDHTIVLNGHIDVIEAEKKQFQPHIQDGKLYGRGSADMKAGVAAFMMAAAQLKDKELTSRVMIQIVPDEETGGINGTKYLTEKGYLGDFIICGEPTNMGIAIQSKGVLQLDITVQGKPAHGSRPWEGTNAITKAIHLYEEILELPFAKEGSPMFTRPSINLAKIQGGTIYNKVPDLCEISLDIRYLPDQSPKDIVHQIQALTDSTVTTHICNNPVKTRADNPYVETLAKSIKRITQLEEATIFGQHGSSDGQFFTKYGGSAVEFGPVGSDWHGENEMVSIDSVREYQEVLVDFILSLDS
- the gvpU gene encoding gas vesicle accessory protein GvpU; translation: MSSSSGKMKDNILEFFVQAANKHNFSLDITLNVKGAVITGTMVSAKEYFNTISKILEDGNEIAQAVSEQLGKAGEEAEDNMDSEAYFIHMKNTKVYCGDSKPTPSKGEILWRGKLTEVDGFFLGKIFESSDKET
- a CDS encoding low temperature-induced protein, producing MQKSIVGGVFKNAAEVEGTIRRLKALGIDTNKISVLAKNDDTLNEIKEQTNVDTIDNDSNRGKNAGKGAGIGAGTGGVLGGIVGIIAEVGLLTIPGVGVLAAAGPLATALSGAAIGAAGGGLVGALAGAGIPESEAKIYDNYIKDGNIVLLVEIDEAQRIEIERTFADNCSINTGVYALS
- a CDS encoding manganese catalase family protein, giving the protein MFLHKKELQFEAKPERPDPFMAKKLQELIGGQYGEMTVAMQYLFQGWATRGNEKYRDLLLDIGTEEIGHIEMLATMVARLLDDAPVKEQEEAYKDPVIGAIMGGMNPQHALVSGLGARPSDSVGNPWMGSYIVSSGNLLADFRANLNAESQGRLQAVRIYEMADDRGVKDLLSVLIARDSYHQNQWAAAIAELEEKEGLLVPSTFPREKERLDIAYTLYNFSEGEESSKGRWANGEALDGQGDYKYESTPTVEGAKPKLNPAPPKLHNTLPTEMSNSRP
- a CDS encoding ATP-grasp domain-containing protein translates to MNILLTSTARRIDFVGFFQDALKNAGIDGKVIATDPEHNAPSLQAGDENYVIPHQTDSNYMESILEICKKHHVNCLVPLNDWEVPSISAHKEELEKLGVSVFAPDSTIVNKVRDKAKYRELLDPLGIKTPLSYLNVEDAKKALEKQEVSFPLIVKPRNGSASIAVEIIDNLEDMEFAYEQAIRKIKESPLDGATSREPEENVIIQEVVEGDKFSVDMFNDLNGRFLTSFARKQLGMRGGDIDRCITVNSPELTEIGRQLGNSFGHAGYMNADVYFNGTDYYVIDINPRFGGGYAFTHAAGANIPAAIIALTAGKQVQEEWLRQKPDIELARHDTVVPINNQQVMQAF
- a CDS encoding spore coat protein — translated: MATKDIALHEKLEIHEILLFKTSCVKKSTAMLELVEDKELKKILEEDIEASTNAVKELSKILKKA